The nucleotide window AGACTGAGTGCTGAAGGCAATGTACCGGGAGGAGAGCAGGCGCCTCTATCCACAACTGCTCAGAGTAATACGTCGTATTTCTACGAGGGTATAGTGCTGATTACCAGCTAAGACCTAACTTTTTTTTGATTTGGCAACATTTGCGCTGCTCATAGAGTAAATTACTTTGGTTTTGATTGTTGGATGGttggattgttattttttagtaaaactaTGGTTTACTAAAGTCAAACAATtaagtagagagtcttgtatgcaaggttttcGGCAGACGACAGGACATAAAATATTGGAATTAAGAAAATGAGTGACTCACAAACGGCACAGACGGTGGCCAGTCTGATACAGCTCtactttcttttaaaactttactgaattcttattaaaaatctaGATATATAGATTATGCCAAAGCTCTATACTTAATTGTCCGACTATAGGACAGCAGTTTTAAGGAAATTACGtacaaaaccaaaataatttagttactGAGCCGTTTTTGCTACTTGCATGCTACAATCATACATACGTTCTACTAACATTTGGGAATCGAACATCTACCTAATTACTAAATCTATATATTACAACATTAACggtaagatttaaataaatctgaGTCTATGACAAGACCcgggtttatttttaaacctttaTTGTCACTGAAAGTCATAGACTTATCCACTAGTTACACCCGGGATTAAATTTATGAGATGAGAGGagcaacacaaaaaaatatttttttattttttaatggtattttCAACTGTAGTCTATTTAATGGATAGACATTGCTCTTTTGATCTCTCGTTCCCTGGTCCATAGAGGTTATTTGGTGCTTAGTGTTGTGACTGGTGGAATCAAAGTTAAGTGGTAAGCGTAAAGGCATAGCAGCGTGCATTTGCAGCCTGACGGAAAACATCGAACACAAACCGTAAAGTCCTACAAAAGTACttaaagttataattactaCTTATGCTTTTTAGAAAACCGCTTAATTACATGAgtttgacttttattttattttatttatatattttgaggATCCCAGATGTTGTGGAGAGCGTAAATATGTAACCGAATTCTGATTTCCAATTCTTTTATGTTTAGATTAGgtaaatcatttcaaatttgtaAACTAATGACATTAAAGAaagttattgattttaaaactataatttactGAACTGGATATAATTTAACTCGGATATCTTGATTTATGACTAAAGTGTGGCTTAAGTTATACTTCCTAAATATGCAATTCTCCGATACTTAAATGTCCGAAACAAGCGCATCAAAtgttaagttaatattattgttatgttagAAGTAAACGGTAACCGTCAGCTCCACAATGGATAGGAAAAACGATTTTCTATTATCTTCAATCATGACTGCAACCGGAACAAACGACAATGTTCGTAACGTGAGGTTGTGTTCGATGTATGCCGACAGGGTTGGTGCTCACTTCAGTAAGTCTGTTACAAGCGTTTACAGGTAAAAGCGTGGATGGGTGAGCGCGCCGTGTGCCCGTCCAGCGCCGTGCGCGCGCGTACTCGAGGTAAGCGCGCGTGCACGGCGCACCGCGGCGGCGCGGCTAAGGGCGCCGCACCCGCAACCGGTCCGCAGCATGCCGCTAGGAATGATCAGCGCACTAACATCATTTACCTGTTTCCGGGACTTCTTGATCATCGGCTGCGGCTTCAGCTCCTCGTCCGAGAAGGCGCGCGTCCTTGGATCGAAGTCGCGGCCCGATGATGCCATTGAGAACGCTGGAATCATCATTGTAACAGATATTAAGAACCGATCTCGAAACTATTGGGATTCTTCGGTAACTCTAACTAATATAACTACTACATTAAAAGCTTTTGGGTTCGGTAAAAGTTCATGCACATTCCTGCCACTATATCCTGTAAGTTAGGTAACAGTGGCCCGATAAAACGCCGAGTTTTGACACCCGGCTCTTAAATCAACATGCATAATCTCTTTACTATAAGACTAAAACTCTACGACATCGAGACAACTAAGACGGTATTTGGTAAAAACTCACTGGAGTCAGCGGGCGACAGCGGCGGGTTGATAGTGTCCGGGCTCATGCAGTCCGAGGGCGAAGGCGAACGCTCGCGCTTGGTGACCGGCGCCTGAAGGCCGAGCGCCGGGCCGAACGCGGAGCCGCCGAGGTGCGCGCCCCCGAGACCCTCGCCGGACATGCCATTCTCTGACAGGAACTCGTCTAGGTCCGCGTACTGCAACACCAGCGAAAGCACGCGTCACGAGGCGCGCTCGGCGCACAGAGGCGCTGCGGCCCGCCTGACTCGCCAGCGCGGGAGCCGCGCGCGCCTCCGCGCACACACGCGCCGCCAGTAAGGGACAACAATCGCTATTCGCACAGTCGCCAGGCTCTCATTAACCACAATATAAATACGATCACAtcaaataatcaataataaatgaCACATAAATATCGGTGCACAAGCGGAGGTGGCAAGTTGGGGATTGCGGGAGAACAAGCGACTCTATTACCTAGTGCGAGCAACTACACGGCGCGGTTAGAGAAGCCGGTGAGAGACGCACACGACACGCAACACGCAATAGGTAATAAAGTTGCGGCTACTGACTTCTTGTACCTTGAGGTCGGGGTCGTAAGGCAGCGTCTTGTCCCACAGCGTCGGCCCCAAGAAGGCGGCCTGCGCCTCCCACAGATCGCTGTCATCCTTCTTGTCCTCGAGCGGGTCCTTATTGTTCACCGACTTGCCTGCAACAATGATGAGAGGGGCGTCAGCCCGGTGACCGGCGGGCGTCGAGGCGCGTGTACGGCGCGCCGACACCGCacacgccgccgccgcgccgccgccggccgACAAACAACACGAGTTGCCACTGCAAGCCTAGCGCTACACCACGTACGTGACAGACATCACTCTCACACCAGCAAACCATCCTAATCTCTAAACAATAACCACGCTCGTGAGACGATGCAAGCTACAGTGGTGGTTTGCATGGCATTAAGTATGTCTGGCACAGGTTTTACAGTGGCAACGAATAGGTACAACATCGCTTCCAGGTGCGACACATTCGCATTCGCTGGGCACAGGcacataaagttaaaatattcgCGACTGCAGTATAACACAACATGTACGATTGTCGTCTTATCACACTAGACACGTGAGTGAGAGAGCACAACACAGGAGTTATTCGGCGGCAGGTATAGAGGGAGAAGCATGGAGCTAGCCGTACCTACTGCTCGACTACCAGCCGCGGGAGGCATTACGATGCTCGATATACGTCAACACGTATTATGGCAGTTATATCTCGAAGGTTGCCGCGTTGCTATggtaatttatttacacacatgTTTGTCAGTCTGTCTTACGATATAAGTTTAATAGTTGTTAGCGGTAAATCAATTACGGAGAAACCCTACCACTTATTCAGCTACCAACCCAAGCGGTTAAGCTAAGTTTGGCAAACTGaattacacaaattaaatgagTTCAATTTGTCAACAAGTTTACTGTCAGAAATTTGTTAGGGTTGTTTTATGTAGATATATTTTACGTAATTAACAAGCTTATGTTATAGTTGTTTTTAAAGCTATAGAATGTTGTGGTTTTGTTTAAACACGAAGCCTTCGAACGTTGGAATGCAAAGAGATTTGTAAGTGAAGACCGATGTATCGAATGTCTAGCTTAGTGTCCCGGGTTTTACGGCTTAGTAGAAAAATCTCTtttcattatattgtttttctatGTTGAACAAAACATAATGCATTAGCTCGGTACTAATCGTTTTATGTTCATAATTAAGTCCAAAGATCGCTACGAGAATTATAATAGTACACATTACGGTAACTACGTCATTGTATTGCTGGGCATGTTTATACAATCAGAGCCTTTTTTTCTCAGACACGAGCCTAAATTTACCTTCACAAAAGTTTAGATCGTAAGGTACACGTGACAAGGAGGAGTTCTCTCGCTCCTTTCTCTTTCGATCACTCCTACACGATCTCATTTTACCACCTTACCCTCTTTATTATCATACAATACTTCCAAGTTATAGAAAAAACTTACTAACCGAACTTTCGTCACATGGACGGGAAACAAGCTGTCTAAAAATGTACATTTCTTGCAGCTTAGCGGTTTAAAACATAGAATGTGGAAAAGGACATTAATATAGGATTGAAAATTCACGTGAATGTAGGATATAATTGGCGTGAAAAGTGATCTTGGTAACTAAGGCCGCTGTCACGTTGCACCGCACGTTAGCGTCGACGTGCGAGGCGAGAGCGTGCGCCCGCCGCCGCGGTGTGAGCTACTCACCGGCCACGTGACGCCTCCTACACACATACAGCCTCTCAACTCCGGCCTGCTTCCATGCTAATAATGTGTTATTTCTTGAGTTTCTATTGTGTTTTGTATGTTGATAAATGACAGTTGAAGCCCTAATGAAGCTGTTTTGTAGCCGGTGTTTAGCCTactttgatttttattgtaattgacaCATTAAAAAGGATGTAACATTACATTCAagttatttattgaattgtCTTTTTTACTACCCTAAATTCCTTTGAAATCCTTCTGGAGACAATAATACGGATTATGGCACCTACTTCAACCTgcaatactaaaaaaaatgaGGGAAATAAAAGAACTTAAGATGTTTTGGATAGAAATCTATGCAATTGAGTACAGTGAGATAATCAGACACGCAGTTCACATGCGATTAGTGACGTGTTGTCAAAGGCGCGACTCGACCAGTCTCATCAAGGCGAACCACCAAATTAACATGATTCTCATCAACACACTCGTCTATTTGCAAGAAACCcactattatttatatcaatgcaAACGTAACATCTGTTccctaatatttttgtacaattgtaAATGCTGTGTTTGTTCAAGAACGAATTTTGTTAAATGTAGAAAGTCTTTCTAGTAAAAGTCTTTCTTGATGTTTGGATTCTTTTTCATCGATAttaagttaaaagttatttaactctttgattagaaacattttttttctagttaactttatttaaacgaggaaacattttgatttcaaaaatgtatggcAAGGCTGTATATTTCCATTTGCCGGTATCAATTTGATGGAAAAGGTTAGAGGAAAATTTGTCATAAACTTGAAACCAATAGACGACCCAACTTTCACAAAGTACTTCGGATTAAATTTATACCTACTCATTGCCCAATTATTCCACGACTTTTTCCCCTAAATAACTCAAATTGGCATCACGAGGCTTTGAAATTAAAGCGAAAGACTTTCACAAATCAATAAACGCCTAAGCatcagaaatatatttatgcaaaattattaaaatactaaagttATATTAACTACAAAATTTAAAGACAATAGCTAAAGACAAATCAAGTTATAATCAcaaataggaaaaaaaaaacataagatcTACTTCAAAgaacttgcaataaaaacaatggAATCCATCGAGAATGTTCTatcaatagtaaaattaataataaatcatgtGTATTAATAACCAATAACATGGTTGAACAATAGAGCGATCGGCTCGTGAGAACGGCACGCGAAGGCAGGTGGTAAGTTTCCTCTTGAAAAAGCGCGGGAGTGTATCAGGAAGTAGGAAGTAACCTAGTTGCCGTCGTTACGTTACCTGCGCGCCACGCTTTCCTCGCCCGAGCTACGCGTGCGAAGCAAACATACACGCATGCCAacatcattaataatattatccaaTCCATCGACAGATTCACACATGAGAACAGATAGCTTCAACTAGGAAGAGAAGCAAATCTTCCAAAAGTAAGatttactataataatgtaAGCTTTCAATTCATAATTACACCAAATTTCGTCTAAATGTTAAAGTAGTTTAGCTAGAACAgcctaaaaaaaatactttcgcTTTTATGCTCCTAAAATACGAGTTATACACATTTCAATCTCAAAAATGATGTGAGTTTCGCGTAGTGAAATTATGTTTGAAGATTGTTTGATATGAATGAACGAACGACTTATACtgtgaattatatttaaaggttATATAGCCCAAAAAAAGTTATATGTTAAAATCTAGGTAATCAGAGTTTTTATCTTATTGCTTTAATAACgtcatatattatttgaaatgtattataatcGTGTTATAATATGCATTATTGCAATAGTCGTAGTATTACCAGTATGATATCATTACGCTATCAGTCTCAAACGCAACAATGTCTTCAAACTTTCGTTTTCTATACTACCGAGTCTGCATTTCTATTCAGTACACTtgtaattttatagattttccTCATGATAGATGCATGCGGTTATAATACTTAGTATTTAGAAAATAAGACTGGTTTTCAATtgactttcgtatttattttactacatttttctATTGAGTTTTAACGGAAAACTATCGGTTTCGATGTATAAGTATGGATATTCTTGGGCGATT belongs to Anticarsia gemmatalis isolate Benzon Research Colony breed Stoneville strain chromosome Z, ilAntGemm2 primary, whole genome shotgun sequence and includes:
- the Pdp1 gene encoding PAR bZIP family member Pdp1 isoform X9; translated protein: MSRHDFLSHGASFNKKYGKSVNNKDPLEDKKDDSDLWEAQAAFLGPTLWDKTLPYDPDLKVQEYADLDEFLSENGMSGEGLGGAHLGGSAFGPALGLQAPVTKRERSPSPSDCMSPDTINPPLSPADSTFSMASSGRDFDPRTRAFSDEELKPQPMIKKSRKQVNDVIGPSGRGASNTMIADSQSSLTDSSTSVVGSSADVVGPQPVRLAHSASYFVPDDLKDDKYWARRRKNNMAAKRSRDARRMKENQIAMRAGYLEKENMGLRQEVELLKKENHILREKLSKYADV
- the Pdp1 gene encoding PAR bZIP family member Pdp1 isoform X10; translated protein: MSDRDRSSPSLTDTPLKTYIGRHDDDYPLINGNGKYSCFLTRRDNSGENIIDFLSHGASFNKKYGKSVNNKDPLEDKKDDSDLWEAQAAFLGPTLWDKTLPYDPDLKVQEYADLDEFLSENGMSGEGLGGAHLGGSAFGPALGLQAPVTKRERSPSPSDCMSPDTINPPLSPADSTFSMASSGRDFDPRTRAFSDEELKPQPMIKKSRKQVNDFVPDDLKDDKYWARRRKNNMAAKRSRDARRMKENQIAMRAGYLEKENMGLRQEVELLKKENHILREKLSKYADV
- the Pdp1 gene encoding PAR bZIP family member Pdp1 isoform X11, with amino-acid sequence MSDRDRSSPSLTDTPLKTYIGRHDDDYPLINGNGKYSCFLTRRDNSGENIIDFLSHGASFNKKYGKSVNNKDPLEDKKDDSDLWEAQAAFLGPTLWDKTLPYDPDLKYADLDEFLSENGMSGEGLGGAHLGGSAFGPALGLQAPVTKRERSPSPSDCMSPDTINPPLSPADSTFSMASSGRDFDPRTRAFSDEELKPQPMIKKSRKQVNDFVPDDLKDDKYWARRRKNNMAAKRSRDARRMKENQIAMRAGYLEKENMGLRQEVELLKKENHILREKLSKYADV
- the Pdp1 gene encoding PAR bZIP family member Pdp1 isoform X12, which produces MSDRDRSSPSLTDTPLKTYIGRHDDDYPLINGNGKYSCFLTRRDNSGENIIDFLSHGASFNKKYGKSVNNKDPLEDKKDDSDLWEAQAAFLGPTLWDKTLPYDPDLKVQEYADLDEFLSENGMSGEGLGGAHLGGSAFGPALGLQAPVTKRERSPSPSDCMSPDTINPPLSPADSTFSMASSGRDFDPRTRAFSDEELKPQPMIKKSRKQFVPDDLKDDKYWARRRKNNMAAKRSRDARRMKENQIAMRAGYLEKENMGLRQEVELLKKENHILREKLSKYADV
- the Pdp1 gene encoding PAR bZIP family member Pdp1 isoform X13; translated protein: MSDRDRSSPSLTDTPLKTYIGRHDDDYPLINGNGKYSCFLTRRDNSGENIIDFLSHGASFNKKYGKSVNNKDPLEDKKDDSDLWEAQAAFLGPTLWDKTLPYDPDLKYADLDEFLSENGMSGEGLGGAHLGGSAFGPALGLQAPVTKRERSPSPSDCMSPDTINPPLSPADSTFSMASSGRDFDPRTRAFSDEELKPQPMIKKSRKQFVPDDLKDDKYWARRRKNNMAAKRSRDARRMKENQIAMRAGYLEKENMGLRQEVELLKKENHILREKLSKYADV
- the Pdp1 gene encoding PAR bZIP family member Pdp1 isoform X14, coding for MSDRDRSSPSLTDTPLKTYIGRHDDDYPLINGNDFLSHGASFNKKYGKSVNNKDPLEDKKDDSDLWEAQAAFLGPTLWDKTLPYDPDLKYADLDEFLSENGMSGEGLGGAHLGGSAFGPALGLQAPVTKRERSPSPSDCMSPDTINPPLSPADSTFSMASSGRDFDPRTRAFSDEELKPQPMIKKSRKQFVPDDLKDDKYWARRRKNNMAAKRSRDARRMKENQIAMRAGYLEKENMGLRQEVELLKKENHILREKLSKYADV